DNA from Peromyscus leucopus breed LL Stock chromosome 3, UCI_PerLeu_2.1, whole genome shotgun sequence:
CAATGCTTGGCAAACCTGAGGGCCCAAGGTTAATCTCCAGATCCCATAAGGtgaaaagttgtcttctgatctcgaCATGTATGCTGTGGCCCATGTGCtctcccctctttcccctccccgaCACAGGTAAGAAATGTaacaaaacatcttttaaaaaaccaCATGGAAGTTTTAGGAATAGGAACAGGAAAATAAATCACCAAGAGGAACTCCCAGTCTAAGGAAGAATACATACACTCTTAGTTTATCTGGTGAATCCCTAAGTAGGTGTTTTACGTCAAAGCTGCCATTTTCCATTCTgttgaagaaatggaggaaatcGCTCTGACATATTATCAATATCATGGTCTCATCATAGCATGCCAGATGCTGCTCTGCAAAGCCGGACAGAGGGCACTGCCTCCAGGAACATACTGCTGCTACATCACAGGCTTTAAAGACAGATGCACTTCTGAACCAAGAGAGGGGCCCCATTGTTTGGGTCAAAATACGAAAGGTCAAAATACTGAACTTTCTTCTGCTGACAGTATGCACAAGCAGGTTGTCAATCAAATAGGCTCTGATGTCTTCCTTAAAGGTATATCCATTAGAGATCATTTTTCCTTTGTCACTAAGATAACTTGGATTTTGAAACCTGGCTCTGGGATTTCCAGGTTCCATTTGAACAACAATCACTTGTAACTGAGTGGCACCTGTCACTTGAGTGACATCCCTTCAAGTTACATATATTTGAATTGATTGGATGCTCAGCCCAAGGTAGTCAGTACCTGTGCTTACACATTGCTGAATTCAGAGCTGCCTCACTGGTTCAAGGGCACGAGAAGAGGTGCTTAGAAGTTCATTTTTTCCAGGAAGAAGACTCCTCACTCAGGCCTAGCCGCAAAAGAAGCCTGATCTTTTGACCTTTGCCTAAATTTCCGGATTTACAGTTGTGTGCCGGCATGCCCAGCTAATGACTTCTTTAGACCCTGTAGAATCAGAGCTAAGACAAAAGCATTACTGGGCCACACTATAGTCAGGACTGCATAGCTATCCTGCCCCAAATTTACCTGTTGAAACCCACAGCCTACCCAAGATTAACTGGGGATCCCTGGGCCCCTTTAGTCCCCTTCCCAATGCACATGGAGAGAcatcttctgtctctgcttttcaTAATTATCTTTTCAGTTGAGTATTGACACCAGCTGCCAGCCCAGTCTGTTGGCGCTGCCACAGCTGGGCTTTTGCATTACAACTCCAATCATAGCACCTCACCAGAAGGCTCAAGGCCCAAGGATTTGATTGCCTATCATAAACAGTTTCACATGCCAGAGATTGAAGCATACTGATATTTTCAGACACATTCACTTAGGGAGCAAGTTTACATCATTACTTTCCACTGAGGAGAATTctttatagtataattacaaAGTCCTCCTCCGCCCCTTTATTTCACAATGGAAAGGAGGGTGACCTGAGAACCAATGATTCACGCCCCCTTGGAGATGTCAAAAGGGACTTCCTGGCATCTCGCTTTCTTAGGGAAGAAAGGCTGCCCTTGGTGACCCATCCTCTCCAGTAACAAGTCATTTTGTGTGAAGGTCAGGATATTAAGCGGAGACTTCTACAGGGTTCACCTCATTCACTGTGGCTGACAGAGACATCTGCTTTCCAAAAATCTGACTTCAACGCATTAGTAGTTGGAGGGGACAGCAGCAACCTGATAATCACACTTTCATTCAACATTTACTGGCACCTGTGAAATGCCAGGGATGGATATACATAAGGGACTGGAGCCTTAAGAATCATTTACTACCAAATCAGTGTAAAAGTAGAAAGTGGAAAGGACCCAGAAGATCCAGCTGTCTTAGCCCAGCAGACAGGAAAAGAGAGTTATGCTAGTGGCATTTAGTGAGGTCCTCACAACTGAGTAATATCACAGAAATGTACTGCAGCCAGTCAGTAACTTTCACACATAAGACGCCAGTGAACAATAGGACTCaagttgaaactttttttttttttttttttttcgagacagggtttctctgtgtagctttgcgccttttcctggaactcacttggtagcccaggctggcctcgaactcacagagatccgcctggctctgcctcccgagtgctgggattaaaggcgtgcgccaccaccgcccggctatcaaGTTGAAACTTTTGGGTCCTGGACAAGGTTTGAGAGATGTGCTAGATCATCATCTGTCCATCcataatcatttatttatctataaatcATCTACCACCAattactgtggaataatcctgtacactgtgaagatgtgttgctctcattgttaataaagagctgattcaCTGATAGATAAACAGGGTTTTCGTGGCagagtggagtcagaggagttgccagcagatGAAGAGGGAGCGGGagatgctggaggacaggtaaagccacgagccatgtggcaacacatatATTGAaagatatggattaatttaacttataagagctagttaggaacaagcctaagctattgtcTGAGCTTGCATAATCAATGTCtccttgtcatgatttgggagctggctggtgggacaagaaaaatccacctacaacCAATCCATCATTTATCAGTCAAGATAATGTCTCATTATTTAGTCCAGGCTGACCATTAAGTCCTGGCAATCCTCCTATTTCAGCCTCTCAAGTGGTGAGATACTTAACAGACTGAAGACGTCCAGTTCCCAGTGACAACTGACTGCAATCAAGTTTTAATGCAGGACTCAGTAAATACTTACCGGGTTAGTggtgcactgtttttttttttttttttttttttgcttataataGAATTTATGATGAAAACACTATGGATGAAGACTCACAAATATTCAAATGTAATAAATtccttttccagaaaaaaaacatCATAAGCACTCTGAACTTAGACATTAATCTCTACTCAtgctagaattttttaaattctgtaattAATGGCAGCAACTGTAACAGGTTTCCCTCAAAAGCCTGGCTAAATGGAGTGACAGAAAAATCCAGAGCCAGCTTTTACAGTGAGTAGCAGTGACAGTTCTGAATCTTGAGGtttacaacaaaaacaaacaaaaggatcgTCTGTCTCCTAACACCCATCCCTTCACCCtacaataaatacatttctagaatagaaaaaaaaaaacaaaacaaaaacaaacaaacctccaaTTAATGCCGATAGCATTTTTTGTTCTCTAAAGATACTGTGATAACGTCACTGGGATCAACTAGGAGACACCTGTAGGCAAGCTTCTGAGACCATCTCCTGGAGGTTTGACTGACAGCTCCTTCCAGCAGCGGGCCAGGTCTGAGGGAAAGCAGCTGCTTTGCCCGCCCTCCCCTGCTGCTTCAGTCCTCCGCTGCTATCAGAACTGTTTTCTTGGCCTTCCAACATGGACTGAAGTActgcagctctccaggaatcccccAAGCCTTCAGCACCAGACTGGGTATCAGGCTggatccagcctcatggactgagacAGGGATGGTTAGACTGAATCTTACAGCCAACTAAACATCACTGCAACATATGTTCATTTTATGGGTTCCGTTTCTCTAGAGAATGCcaatacacaacacacaccttAAAAAACCAAGTCTGTTACACAGGTGAAGGCTGAAAGTAGAAGAAACCGCAAGGCTTAGATGTCTGGACATTATTTTACCATCTGTTTCAGTGTAACTCAGTATATTTAGAGATGttaaaaaagagttaaaaagtcCTGTGGACAGGGCTTATTCTTCTAATTGCTGGCATTTGGTCACGGGCTTTAAGTTCCCAGGAGATACTCAGAAAATGTCTGTTGAAtaactaaatgtttttctttttgttttgtttcttgagaacGCACCAACACAGGCCTGGCTGCTTGGATCTCACACGGATCTGCCTGcactgcctcctgaatgccaggagctcaacatttaaaaaaaaaaaaaaatacagtatatgACCCAAGGCAATGAATATCCATtgacatttatgtgtgtgagcattttgCCATTGCATGTATGCTGGGTGACTGAGGCTCAAAGAGGGTACCAGATTTTCTGGACCTGTAGTTATTAAAGGTTGTGATGCCACATGGCTGCCAGGAACcaaatctggatcctctgcaagagctccaaaccactgggccacctctctaTCCACTCAATATTCTTTTATACATGTTAATAGTTTTCAAATGTTTTGCTAATTTAGTCATATGACTGTACTTAAgcaatttagaaattaaaatgtcaaGGCCATTTGACAGACAAAATTTCACCGgggtccaatttttttttaaaggaggtagATTATTTACAGGgctatttaagttttaaaacttcaaagataAACTTGACCACCAATGTATAGAAAAGTACCCTTTTATTGAGGTAAGACAAGTGTTATTTACAATATGCCATTGTTTAGAGTATATAATTTGACCATGAGACTTCTAAAGCAGTTGAATTCCAGAGAACTGTAAGGGAAAACATTGCAGGCATGTTTCTGTTACAGAAGATACATTTGAACATGACAGAAACACTTAAGGCTGAGTACTGGAacttttcctccatctgggggaataatcaaaaaaaatttttttttttgtcacaaagACAGAAGGCTGATTTTAGAAGGGTGTGGGGTTAGGGAACCCTCAAGAATAGGGCTTCCAGAAGTCAAAAGGCtggtttaaataaaaacagagcctCTTCAAGGTTCTGACTAAGGAGTGCAGTGTTGACAAGCTGTCCCAGGTCCACTGCAGACTCACCTGAAACTGAAAGCCATCCCTGCCACCCCAGCCCTCCGCCTTACTAAGGATTATGAACTTTTCACATATTCTCAGGTCCAGTGTTTTCTGAAATCAGACTGCTGAAAGGGGCTGTTTGCTTAGTGCAAAAAACACTTTGACAGGGTCATGTCTATGAAAGATTTAAATGGCAGACTCCTGATCTAACAGAGTGACAGCTAGCCATTGTCAAATCACATGGGCCAAAGCCTATTAGAAGTCTACCGGGCGCCTCACACCAGTCAGTTCTCAAAGCACAGCACTGACTCTCCAGGGAAGGTGTGACTTTTTGAGGAACACCAGACACAACGCCAGGTCTTTTATTATCCCATGAGCTATTGAGGTAGGATTCTCCATTTATCGAGTTTTCACAGGTTACACCATAAAGTCAGATCCAAGTACCAAACACGACAGTAATCCACAAGAATGAAGCATCCCACTACAAACCAGTGCTTCCTTCTGCAGACCAGCAAGGCTGGGGATTCTCCTGGCACCAAGAAATTgaactaaaaacaacaaacattgtAATGTCTTGTAGAAATGGTTTGTAAATAAATAGAACTTCAATTATGATTTTCTGCATGAAAAAgctttgctactgttaagaataaATAGTGTAATCATTAGTGGTAAGAGAAATAGTACTGTCTGTGAAGTGCTCCCACCGCCAACAAGAAAACTAACGCccggggaaggaaggaaactacTGCTGTTCCTGTTGGCAGACTAGCAACAGAAGGGAATGACAAGCTTCCCCCAGCACCACGCTTCTGAGGAACCACGGCAAGTTTAGTTATAGTGTAATAGCTTTTGCATGGCAACGGGGCATCTCCTTTCCTAACTCAAGATGGAGAACAGTGGAGGAAGCAGATGTGATGCACGCTGATTTTTGGATGTTATAATAAAGCTGAAAAGAGGAAAATCAAGATGAAATTAACAGTTCGTCTTACAATCACAGAATCAAGCCTTTAACATATTAACATATTACACACCTTCAATGTTACCGCAAGTTATGAAATGAAGGTGGGAAACTGCAGCCAAATTTCTTAAGaacacaacaagaagaaaaactacATGATGACATGGGAGAAACCATCTGGTATGCATCATTTAGGATCTCAAAACTTGATTCCAACCCCCTTTGTAGCAGACTACTCCATGGTCAGAATGCTCTCTGCTTGGTGTCTGCGTGCAGCAAATTGTACAAACACACCCAGGCCACACTCAAAGACATTTGTGCATCCAGAGTGTTGTAGAGTCAAGAAAGCACTTGGTCAGCTATGATTGAGGAAGTAACAGCTCAGAATGACCTCTGTGTATTCCGAAGAAGAATATCTAGTTCAGATTTTTATCTGGCTCCAAAATATTAAGATTCAAAAGGACcacaaaagttttattttcatgtttacaAAAAAAGTGATTCACACATGAAACTGGGCTTTCCTTGGGCTGATACACGGACGACATAATCCAATCCAATTCAGGCATCATTATCAGAGACCCAGCACACCTAGAAATATCCGGGTCATCAAAatgaatatattgaatatatatatataaaaatgccTATCGGTGTTCCTGaatcttctaaaaagaaaaaaaagtaacagacaCCATGGTTCTCTGTGAATGGCTGTCTCACACGTTGCAGCAAGACTAAGAAACAGCCTTCTCAAGTCACTAAGCACTGTAACAAGGCTTCATCCTCTCGAGCCGCTGATCGCTCAGATCACCTGATCACAAGCTTGCTGTCATTGCTTCTTTGATAACTGTTGGTACTTTGGAGGGTATATGATTAAAACTTCTGGAAGGATTTTACAAGCTAGTTTGTGAAACTTAACTTTGTGCTGAATATTCTTCAAAGGGTTTTATAAATAGTATAATATTTAAAGTCTTCAGTTGCCTTGCTGTTATACCATATTGTTGCTTTCTCCAACTTTGTCTACAAACTGTAAGGAGaaaaaacacataattaaaaggagCTCAGGCACTGTATAGCACTGAATCACACTTCAAATGCTGTTTTTTTACAAGTTTTGCGAGAGTTCAAGGCATGACTGATAGTGGTTAACTGGATGGTGTCCACCACCATCTTCTCAGGTGTGTATATAATTTACTTTTCTAAAAGTTGCTTTTGCATGGCATGTCATATACATGAATTTAAGGGTGAAACATGAAAAATGCAacacaatgaataaaataatgtataaaatgaCACCGACACTGCTAGCTCCACAAAAGAAAAGACTGAAATGCCAGCCACTCATGCATTAATGAACCCAACAAGGTATTTCCACTGACCATTCCTGTGGATCTCTTCTGGGCCTATGTGGTCTTTGGACAAACAGATTTAACTCAATTAAGTTCAGTAATAAACAACAACTATCAACtaaaaatatgttaaatgagCATTCTGGACATCATACTGAAGGGGGCAAAGACACTGAAACATTCAGTGTTGCCAACATAAATTTATAATTGTCAAATATGAACTTCAACAAACATTCATGAAAATGGTTATTGACTTTGGTTACTCTATCCCAAATCAGAAACTTGGTCTTTGGCATCCCAGATGGTGATTGTTACAGCTTGCACCGGAGAGTATATAAACACAGCAATGCTGCAAGGCAGACAACTGCCGGGTTCTAGCCAGCAGTGCTTTTGCACACATTTCAGATCACTTAGGCAGTGACTAGAGACCCTCCTGTATTGGCTGCCCATTTACACAATCATTACAGAATTCCTAACTGAGAACACAATATGCTATCACAACTATAGGTCTTAGTAAATTCAAACATCATTCTATATATAAACAATATCTAAGTTGAGTCTGGTAATAAGAATAAATAggtccaccccaccccaagctgAGGTACCAACTTTAGAAATGATCATAAACGGGTGATTGATAGTACTTGTGAATTCACTAGAACCTTAAAATAAATTCCATTGGTAAAAGAAACAACATATTCATTCtccacagataaataaatgcaaatgccCAGGCTGAGTCAGGGTGCTCTGCCTCTAAGACTGACCTGGCTCACATTGGTGCTCTTTTTTCTGGAAGTCCTCATTAGCTGAGAACTCAGCTAACACTGTGGCTCTCCCTGCAATCTCCGGAAAGACTGATGGGCCTCATTATCTTTTGTACTTTAACCTAGTTGTTCAGAAAGAGCACGGAACCTCACCAGGTGACTTCTGACATGGGTTAGCTCTAGAGTCCCCAAAATTGTCTCCTTCTCAGAAGGACTCCATCTCCAGCATTCTCTCCATATTTCAGGATCTCACTTAGTTTTCAGACTAAGGAAGATGACTAAAAAGAAGTCACCTACAGTTGTCATGAGATTGACTGGGTTTCTGAGGTCAGTGAAATGTCACCCTTCATTCATGGACTTGGGAAAAATGTTTGGCAATTCTATTGTGAGTGGCAGGTGTTATAATGGGCCCGGGGAAGAATGGCTAATAGccatctgtctacctctgccccGAAGAACTATGATCACAGCTCTGCAGCTCTTTTCTTGATAATTTAAACAGGCACATGTTAtgacagaggaaggcaggcaAAGCCATTCTGAGTCTGCCACAAAGTTGGGAAGGCAAGTAAATCCTGAGGCTTTGGAGACCCCACAATAGATGGAGCCTCCATGGCAGGTTAGTATCATGCACCCACAGAACACACCCTGAATGCAGGAAGAGTTTCACTTATCAATTCACAAAAGTAGCTTAGCATTATCAATTGAAGTAacatcaaaaatagaaaacaatactGAAAATGGCATGTTCAAACGAAACATCAGGTTTCACAGATCTATGAACGATTAATTTCTGATTTTCATGGTAACTAGGATACATGTGACACAATCATTTTTATCACAATGACTCAATCACATCAATGATTCAAGCTCCCAGTAAAAAGGCATCAATCTATTCATTTGGgtggttttaaaaatgtattgctaAAAACATGACTACTTACTGATCTGATTCCAGGTAGATTTAGGAGGGATCCAAGGACAGGTACTCTTCTGATAAAGCCAACGACCACAGGAAAGAAGCCCCTGGAGGCAGAAGACAGGTTAGTAGGTAGACTTCAATGCTTTCTGCCCAGAGGAGCCACTAGCCAAGTGAAGCGCAGACCCCAGAGTCAGCAGTTATAATAAACGCAGTTAACAATGGGATGACTGGTAAAATGGTGCCCGGAGTCTAACAGGACCTAGTTGTGCTGTGATTACACCATGGGCTTTCTGTTCTGCTGCTGAGGAcaggggagctgggggagggggaaccagAAGAAATGAGCTGCTGAGCCTGTATGCATGGAACCAGGAGAACACCACACCACCAACAGAACAGCTCCCAGACGGTAAGCCTCACATCTTGCCAGTTTTTGGTGTTGGATACATGCCCACAGAAGCGACACAGCCTCTAATTAGCTTATGTGTGGGTCAGTGAGGCCACCTCTCTCTAAGATGAAAAGGAGTTTAAGAACACATAAGAAGTAAGATGTATCTGGTTCTTAAAATGCAGTTCCCAGGGATGAAAGTACCATGAGAGAGGTCAGAAGCTGCCAGCTTCAACTCTGAACCCACAGGAAGTGAAGTGACCCACCCCAGAGGAACAGCTCTTCCAGTCCAACTAGGCACATGCTTCAGAGACATACAGGTTGCTTTCTTAGCAGTACTGAgttcaaatgcattttttttaaagtatctttaaaaaaaaaaaaacacaattgtGACTTCATACACTACTAATGGGGGTTGTATGGATTTGGAGAAAGAACAATAAAGCCTCTTAGCTCTAGATCTTAAGCCAAGCCTCCCTCAGAATAAACAAAACTCAGCAGAAGCATGAGGACTTTTCCAGAAGCTTCTTTAAATCATGAAGCTGATGTATTAATGCAGTTTACCAATAAAACACCGGTATCTTGTTCTGTATTGGCATCAGGGGCCGAGTCTGGCCTTTTAACCTCCACTGCTGGAGACTGTACAGTTGCCAGCATTCACTCTCAGTCTCTCACATGCTCAACTTGCCTTAAGAGCCGCCCTTCCTTCCTTAGCCCAGTGATTCTTACTCCTAACTCcgctctgctttctttttccactCCAATGGCAAACAGCTAATGTTCAATCTCCTAACTTTATACCGGGCACCAAGTCTAAGCCTTTTAACTATTTTCCTTGCCTCCAATTGTTCTTTCTAAAATGCACCCTGaaatttttcttattaatgtgtgtgtgagcacgtaGCACACACCATGctaggtgtggaggtcagaggacaacttacaggagtcagttctctaagcccaccatgtaggtcctggggatccaactcaagtcTGTCCTCAGGCTTAGTGAGGCAAACACCTTTACACCTTTAGCCACTGGGCAATCTCCCTGAACCTTGATGTGCATTTCATTTTGATACTAGAGCAGTCTCTCTAAGATGCCTACCTGGTTCAACTGTTTCTAGCTTAAAAATCTTTGTGTCCCTGCTGTCTGTGCTGCAGACACAGCTCCTTAGCCTAAATCTGGTAAGACAATAAGCAACTCCTTACACATTCTTTCTGGCCTCACTGCAGCCTCTTCCTGCGTATGGCCTACACTCTCACTGGGAAACTGCTCCCCCCTTTTCAGAACAAACAGCTTTCACAAGCCTGCCAGTCTCTCCCTGTCAGTCAACTAGTCAACTTCTTGCTGACCTACAGGATGTGGTCTGATCCATTCTTTTAAGTCTCAGCTTATCTGAACATTCCTGGTCTCTCCCTGGATAAGCTCCCCGATTACTAAGATCTTAGAAtagtctgtgtttttctttggtgACATAACATTATCACTGTATGTTTTTGAGACTTTATAGTCTGTTTCCCATATTACACATGGTAGCTTTTCTAAGACAGATTTGGCACTTAACTCATTTTCATGGTTTAGGTGACATGGTgcctagcattttaaaaaataaatacaagcagTGTTACTGAACACATCTTCTCACCATGTACCCTCTGCTTATTGCCTAACTTGTTCCCACAAGATAGCAACTGATCAACATTTCCAGTGTGTTCAGTACTGGATTTCTTACCAGCACATGCACTAAGCATGTTGCTGTCAAGAAGCAGCCACTAAAAAGCAACATATTTACGTAAGAAAATGACATATCTCTCCACCCATCTATCCCACTAAAGAAACTTCAAACCCTGTTGTACTGGcttgttttgtgtgtcaacttgacacaagctagagtcatcagaggaaggagtctcagttgaggaaatgtcaccatgagatccagctgtaaaggCATCTTCTCATTTAGTGACCAAtggagaagggcccagcccatggtgggtggtgccatccctgggctgctggtcctggcttctataaggtgggttgagcaagccaggggaaacaagccagtaagcagctctcttccatggcctctgcatcagctcctgcctccaagatcctgccttgtttgagttcttgtcctgacttccttcaggtgATAGGCAGCAATgggaaagtataagccaaataaaccctttcctccccaacttgctctttggtcatggtgtttcgtgaCCCTAAGACAAATTGCTATCAAGAGTGGggtactgctgtgacagacctgactatgttttggggaggactgtggaaggactttggaactttgggctagaagaacCATTGAGTGTTAAGAGCTCAGTGGGGGTGTTCTTTAGGAACTTGGAAGAATGTTGAAAGAAAATGCAGAGGATAGAGGCCTGGCTTgcaaagtttcagagggaagtttaaagactctatcagggccatgtgctattttgaattaagagCCCGTGGTTCTGGTTAACTGGGGCTTAAGAAAAAGCTGTGATTaataagataccagaactactaaggcaaaaattttgctttgctgggataccTGATGCTGGTTGGCTGGactaagaaattagcagtgattaagaaaagaccagcatcactgaagtgaaatcttctgggatgtgtttcctgagagcatagagaagctgtgttctagaggcagccaaggttgtactttgtgctggcagctggacttggtaatgtgtaagtaTCACTAAGGTggcactggttttgaaggcatgaaggggtcatgaagagcagctgaggcttggtatTCTGAGAGGCCAGGAAATGCCAATGGTGAAGGTACAGCCTCAGTGGCAGCTAAAGGCCCAGGACTGAGTCAAgcaaagaagttgaggcttggcaccatgaggagagcctatgagaggctaaTGGTAAAGTGCAGGCCAGTTGCAGCAAGTGACCCCAGCATACTGGAGATGCCAGTATCTTGGGATGACCATAAGAACAGTAGCaggagtggagtggagccagccagagcctagaaggcaagatgtgtgtgctgcagagggcagagccagagaagtgacccacgCCCTTTGGAACAATCCAGAAGATCATGAATGGATCCTAGATATTGAACAGTTAGAATTTTGTTGTGCTTTGATTTGATTGCGACTGTGCCCTGAttttttccctcttgaagtaagaacgTATTTTACTGGAGCCCACAATTGAGAGActtcattttaaaagactttgtattttaaagagattgactattttaaaggaactgaaattttaaatgtgtttgagtctgtaaagactgtgggacttttaaagttatttaagatcttggggatgaataagaaaggaagggttgtggcttaatagtgatatgctcatgtgtcaagttgaaaaggggtcagttgtactggctggttttgtgtgtcaacttgacataagctagagtcatcagaggaaggaacaTTGAAAATACTCAACAAATACTTTGTTACCTTATTCAGGTAGTCATTTACATTTAGGCAACATTTTTATAGTTGACTGACCTGAAATGAAAAGACTCCATCTAAACAGCAGTCATTCAGGAAGTGATCCTCTTACACTAACCAAACTACCCAGGATTCTGTAATAGTTACGTGACACTGGCACAgtaaagggaagaaaataatgGCCTACCTGAACAAGAGAAAGAATCCATAAATTTCGAAGATCATGCCTATTAAAGGCCAACCAATAAGGACCACGAACACACCACCCAGGAAAAATCCAGTGGCTTTCACTTTGTGTTTCTGGAAGAAGAATCTGAATGTTCTTTCTAGACCAATTACAAAagccaagccagccacaa
Protein-coding regions in this window:
- the Golt1b gene encoding vesicle transport protein GOT1B isoform X1, giving the protein MISLTDTQKIGMGLTGFGVFFLFFGMILFFDKALLAIGNVLFVAGLAFVIGLERTFRFFFQKHKVKATGFFLGGVFVVLIGWPLIGMIFEIYGFFLLFRGFFPVVVGFIRRVPVLGSLLNLPGIRSFVDKVGESNNMV
- the Golt1b gene encoding vesicle transport protein GOT1B isoform X2; the encoded protein is MISLTDTQKIGMGLTGFGVFFLFFGMILFFDKALLAIGNVLFVAGLAFVIGLERTFRFFFQKHKVKATGFFLGGVFVVLIGWPLIGMIFEIYGFFLLFRGFFPVVVGFIRRVPVLGSLLNLPGIRSTT